In the Channa argus isolate prfri chromosome 19, Channa argus male v1.0, whole genome shotgun sequence genome, TGCAGTAGTGCAAAGctcaatataataaaaattatattgagcttttttgtttttacctcatTGTTTATGATATGGCTACTGTCAAACGATACTCTAAACTTTTTTCCGAAGAGTGAATAAGAAAGATAAATCGGAACTTAATTCGTAAGGCCAGTCATGGAAGTATTCCATACAAGCTGTGCAGTAAAAATACTTAGTGGTCCTACATAAgtattgtaaaatgtacttgAAGTAGCCTGATCAGAATGACATTTGTCAGTGTAATTAATTATAGATGAACATTACCTGCTGTGATTGCAGCGTATTTGAACCTCTGTGAGTTGTTGGATAACTAGCTGTTAAAGAAACCCCGGCTAAATATTGACATAAACTtcagtacatttacatgttgcattacgtttagttttttttatctgcagatAAGAATAATAACAGCTAAATAAGCAGCAATAAACTCATTATGTGTTATTAAATGAGCGCATACAGGTGTTTTTGTACTTGATGAATTCCTTAGACCACACTGATCCTCGGACCTCAGTTTGAGCAGATCCAGCGCGACAAAGCAAGAGTGTGATTGGGCCAAGGCGGCCACGCGCCAGCGCTCGTACGCGCACTGTGATTGCGCCACTCTGTAAACAAGCAGACGTCCGACAACCGGCTCCCGGCAGAACCTCGTCCGAAGTGGTTTATCCTGACACGTTTCCAATGGAGCGCGGCGGGACTCGCTCTCCGCATAAGAGACGGAGAAAGGTTTTGATCGTGACATGCGTGACGCTTGTTCTGCTGATTGTGATTGTCGCCCTGTCGGTGGGGCTGACGCTGCGTCAGGGATCTGACAAGTTCCAGCAAACGTTTATAGGGAGGTGTGAGCAGTTCAAAGGTGATCGGTAAGTGATCCGAGTCTTTCTATGAGCACAGTGTGCAGCCCCGTGATGTGCACATGTCCATAACTGTGAACAGTAAGCTGCAGTGTTGCCACTTACACCTGGCACCAATCATGAAGGTCGTacagggcgacttcaccaatttaaacttgttttcttattctttaGATTATGGTGTTAAGGTacatcaatgcttttaaacctaACTCTGAATTCCcgatattaaaatatttctctgcttcttgctgcaaaaactcctccagatgacctcaCCCAGGggagtttttaatcattaggACGTCCGATCTGGGGGAACATAttaaaagcaggttgaccacgattCCAGACTCcttagtgtgagcaacaagatggcaTAATCTGAACTCAAGGTTCCTCCGGGTGATGTTGTCTGGAGGCATTGTTTTGGCTAGAAGTTGAGAGATAGTTTAATTTAAGGAAGTTGGAGAGACCTTtaatgtactactcaaactagaaccacgAAAAGGAAGGTTAATGTCAGTGAAGGCTCGTGTTTGATTGAATCCCAATCTGGAGGCTGCACTCGGGTGTTCCTGTTATTTCGACCATCCCATCTAACCATAGGCACACTGCCATCTGTTTTTCAGGTCCGACTGTCAGAACATATGGGGAGCATTTGCACGTGCCTATGTCGGGCGGGACCCGTGTCAAGTTCCTCCAGAAGCCTACGATCCTCTCATCGCTGCAGCCCCCTTCATACCAGCCTGCAACCGAGTAAATCGAACGTCACATCCCCTGCCGCTCCTGCCATCATCAAGAATAACCAGTTTAATAATGTGATGCCAACTGTGTTTTGCTGTTAGGTGATGTTCTGGAGCAAGACAAAGACTCTGGTCCACGACTTCACAAAGAAGAGAGAATGTTTTAAAACCCTGGAGCAGTCGCTGTTGGGATCTGTCCTGGATGGTCTGACCTGGTGTGGAAAGGAGGGCAGCAATGGTGAGACACTCATCACTGGGTAATGTGTAGTTGACCTTAGGCTAATTTTAAAATACGGCAAATAGATTAAACAGCAAAGCACTTAGaggaaaaaacataatttaactaCACGCTGCACATATTTGAAGACGTGTCTTAAGTGCACTGAAAATGTAGAACTGCCCTTTGTGTCTTACAAACGCTTACATCCTTATTTGTGCTGCACACACAGGTGCTGTTACAAAAATCCActcatgtcacatttttaagccgcaaaaaaaataaaattaaaatcacaatgATTTGCAACAGTCGGGCCCGGGAACACAAAGACCTGAAGTCGAAGGGAGAAATGTTTGGAGAGGGAAAACCTGAACAACCAGTagaaaatgttgtttctgttttcggTGGCTGTGCAAAGTGTGctcactgtttttcttcttcccacATTCGTTGTGCAGCTTTTTCGGGGTGTTGTCCTATGTGCAACAGTGTATAGCAACACCTGTACAAGTCTCTTggacgcacgcacacacacacacacacacacacacacaagttcagATCGACAagagccttttttttcccttttcttttgcCTCGTTAAACACTGAATAAAGCTGAAAACAGGGGGAAACAGCTGCCCTGGCTTGGCGGCTTTCCAGTGACTCTCCGCTGGTTCCCTAGCAGCCTTACAAAGACAAGACCCCAAAAGATGCTGTGCTCCAAGAAATAGTCTGGCCCGTAACACCCTGTaaaatatatgttgttttttctgatcTACCAAAGAAGAATTGTTATTTCTTCAGTTGTAGATGTGTTATCACAGACAGAACAGATGTCTCTCACTGTCACTGGCTGAGACCGATATTGATGTTCTTAACCCTCATCAGGAAACACTTTTTTGTCCAAATTGCCAAACTTTAAATTTAACCTCATTTGTATTCGAACTACTTGTTTGTTTGGCGTCGTGTCCTTAGATTTCTGTTTACTTCTGAGTTACCTAAAAGTGATGCTGAAGTTTTTAATCTGCAGAAACGTACACTACCGGCTGCCCGGGGTGGACAGACTGTGACAACAATCCTGTTCGCTCATTTTGGAACAGAGCCTCAGCTGCTGTAAGTTATCAAACAGAAgtcactcatttttttttttttaacatagttAGTTTGCCAAATCATACACACGTGCAACACAAGGTGAAGCCGTTCCCTCCTGTGTATAAGTGAATATGATGCAGGGAAGAAACGAAAAAAAGTCTCTGCCTGGTTTGTCATCAATGAGGCTTTGTGTTGGTCTCCATGGAGCCGCATAGCTCCGTTATGCGGCCCCCACATTTAGAGGAGCCCCCacagttgctgctgctgccctcTTTAGCaaaacacagagtccagaaaGTTGCTGTGAGGCAAATCTGGCTCTATAtcactaaataaaacacatagttgttagtgtgttttgtttttatactcaTTCTAATTGTAAGAATACTGTCGTAAAACAAAAGGACCACGTTCCATTTACAAATGAAATTCTATGGTTGGTAAAAGTGCGATTCGCTGAGACTACTGCACGCAGTGATCAGTAGTTTTGCTTGCTACTCCACTAGCCAGCGGGATTCTCTTGGGAGCGGGTCTCAAGTTGATGTGAAGCTTGGAATGTGTTGTTGTTGACCTTCTTCTACCTCCGTGCAATAGTACTTTCCTGGGAAAGTCCTACAAACCCCTGTGCCAGACATGACATCAACTCGTTTGTTGAAATTTATTCGAAAGGTTTAGTCACTGCAAGGACAATGACGACGACAACAACCAATGTAGAGTGACATTAGCTGTTTGAAGGACAGGGTTTTTTGGAATGTTGTAATATCTAGTAATCACAATAACTGCGTGTTTTATCAAGTTAAAGTGGGTCTCTGGTCTAAAATCTAAACGTTCCTTCTGTAGTTTGCAGATGTTGCCTGTGGTGATGTCACAGCAATGCTGAACGGATCCATCAGCAGTCCTTTCAGCTCTGATAGGTGAGTTGCTTCCTGTGCTCACAGTTTTAGGACCTTAGTCTGAagggaaatacttttttttcctaGTGTAGTTATTCGTGTAACCAATGATGTTCACGGTGTCGTTATGTACTAAAGACGGCCGGTTGCAGTAGCAGTACTTTTTCATATGCATCTCATTCCTGTGTTTTAAGAATCTTGCAAGTAAATTCACCATCCCACCCATACAGTTGGgtttatcccccccccccctttttttttaatggcagaaAAGAATAATAATGCTGAATATTCAAactgtacaaatgttctttcatcaccAGAATTAACACAAAATGCTCAAGGAGAGTATCAAAAAGGTCACACTTcagcaaagaaaatgaaataaattattaatcaaaaattaattagaaattaattCTAActcttttttactgtttttgccgTTTCAAAATGAGGGATTCAAACGTTTATTAGAGTTGGTGTGCAGGCATTACTTCTTTCTTATCTGGTAACCAACAGCATATAGTCATAATTAGTCATAATTAGCAAAATCCAAATGGCAGAAAGCAACTTCTATGTGCTGACTACTCGTCTCTAAAAGGTCATTGTAAATATTAACAATGATCTTCCTCTGCACATGTCTTTATGTgccaataaagaaaaaagaaacaaccgACACCGTGCTGTCCTTATTCTTCTGCTTAACAACctgcctctgcatcttttaatGCTCTGCTAATATTAATCCTGCAaaaattccttttcctgtttggTAGCAGGCTTCCCGGTGGGCGAATACTTCTAGGTGTGTAGTATAAGATTGTCTCTCTTCTTATGCTTTGAACCTAACTGCCTCCCTGCCGCCTGCACATCATTCCACAAACGCTATTGTCTCTTTTAAGGCTGCAACTAACTAACTGAATAGTTTTTGGAATGTGCAGGTCCTGTTAGGATTTAGTTCTACTGACTAATTTGACGTTGTAATGATgtgaaagtatttttaaatttttacataaTGTAACTTCAGAACTTCTACACCGATCAGTGGAGCTCAGTggacagagacattttaatgcCGACCAATGTCACACATATGTCAGACTTCATGTCTGTCCACCTGGTGGTACTAATGTTATGGCGAGTAAACATTTACTCTGCTCTGACTTCATGTTATCTCTTTTATTGTTGATGTCAGTATTTTTGGGAAAATTGAAGTAAAGAGGCTCAACGCCACCAAAGTGAGGAGCATGAATGTTGTCCTGGTCACTCAGAAGAACCCTGTGTAAGACTTCTGCaacacttttgtcatttttgttggCTCTTTAATGTGATTCATACTCTCATGCACACAAACTCATTTAAGGTCCCATTAGAGTGGGCAGCTTCTGGCTGCCTTTAGTGAGAAATGTGGTAAAATATATGGTtgtcatttctttgtgtgtgtgtgtgtttgttttgagtcACTTGAACTTTGCTGAATTTAGTTTCTACACTCATATGTTGTTAGTGATACCATTCACCACATATGCATTGCATAGTCCGACGTACTTCAAATTGAATTTGAACACTGACTCAAAGTAATAAAGTTACACCATCACTTTTGCTGCGCAGTGTGAAGTTGCTGAGTAAAATGTAGGTCATATTTTCTTTAACCTCTGccccttttctcctcctcaggACAAACTGCATGAATGCATCTTTAAAGGATTTAGAGAAAGAGCTGCAGAACGGAATAAATTACGGCTGCAAGGAGGTGACTGAGTAAGTGCAGTATGTGTGAGAAAGATATGCTGTTCATGTAGTTTCCTGTCCTGACACTTTACGTTAATGTTGTTGTGCTGCTGCTCACTGCAGATCACGAATCCAGGAGTGCAGCTCTAATGAAGAGATACCATGTGGAGCCTGTTGGTGAAGATTTCTGATTATAGCATGTtgacactcactggccactctATTAGGTACTGTACACCATACTAGTACTGGGTTAGACCCCTTTTGCTTTCAGAAACGGCCTTAATTCTTTGTAGCATCAGCTtaacaaggtgctggaaacattcctCAGAGACCTGGCTCTCTGCCTAAATGCAGTGCAACCGATGTGATTGGTTGTTAATATGTTTGCATTAAAGAACAGTTGGACAGGTGTTTCCTCTGAGCAagtctttgtatttttatacacgtttgtagagagagaaagatcTTTATATTGAATCCTATAAatacatcttcttcttttcctttcggctgttccctttcaggggtcacctcagcgaatcatgtgcctccatctaactctgtcctctgcatcctcttctctcacaccaactaacttcatgtcctccctcactacatccataaatctcctctttgatcttcctctagacctcctgcctggcagctccaacctcagcatccttctgccgatttattcacagtttctcctctgaacatgtccaaaccacctcaatctggcctctctgactttatctccaatacatctaacatgagctgtccctctgaagTCCTCATTCCTggtcctgtccatcctcgtcactcccataGAGAACATCagcatcttaagctctgctacctccagctctgcctcctgtcttttcttcagtgacactgtctctaagccgaacaacatctctggtctcaccaccgtcttgaacacctgaaaaccacagctcctctctctgcatcctgtcatacgctttctctaaatctgcgaagacacaatgcagctctctctgaccttctctgtacttctccatcagcatcctcaaagcaaatactgcatctgttggactctttctaggcatgaaaccatattgctgctgaCAAATGTTcccctctgcccttagccgagcttccactactctttcccacaacttcattgtttggctcagaaaatctactgccacctctcctagacacttccatacctccacaggtttgtcatcaggaccaactgcctttccactc is a window encoding:
- the LOC137104670 gene encoding ADP-ribosyl cyclase/cyclic ADP-ribose hydrolase 1-like isoform X1 gives rise to the protein MERGGTRSPHKRRRKVLIVTCVTLVLLIVIVALSVGLTLRQGSDKFQQTFIGRCEQFKGDRSDCQNIWGAFARAYVGRDPCQVPPEAYDPLIAAAPFIPACNRVMFWSKTKTLVHDFTKKRECFKTLEQSLLGSVLDGLTWCGKEGSNETYTTGCPGWTDCDNNPVRSFWNRASAAFADVACGDVTAMLNGSISSPFSSDSIFGKIEVKRLNATKVRSMNVVLVTQKNPVTNCMNASLKDLEKELQNGINYGCKEVTESRIQECSSNEEIPCGACW
- the LOC137104670 gene encoding ADP-ribosyl cyclase/cyclic ADP-ribose hydrolase 1-like isoform X2, with amino-acid sequence MERGGTRSPHKRRRKVLIVTCVTLVLLIVIVALSVGLTLRQGSDKFQQTFIGRCEQFKGDRSDCQNIWGAFARAYVGRDPCQVPPEAYDPLIAAAPFIPACNRVMFWSKTKTLVHDFTKKRECFKTLEQSLLGSVLDGLTWCGKEGSNETYTTGCPGWTDCDNNPVRSFWNRASAAFADVACGDVTAMLNGSISSPFSSDRTNCMNASLKDLEKELQNGINYGCKEVTESRIQECSSNEEIPCGACW